In a genomic window of Trichoderma atroviride chromosome 4, complete sequence:
- a CDS encoding uncharacterized protein (BUSCO:EOG092D0GFU) has translation MEDQLAQLLANAQLSEQAPRQAAEIEIKRAQTNPAFPISLARIAAHSSIDTAIRQSALSTLRLFIEKNWSVEELDEEPQIPISDEAREILKQTLLEVALSPEDDRKVKIAASYAVGKVAIHDFPEQWPALLPTILGVIPTGNDAQLHGALRVLSDLVDESLSEDQFFSMAQDIAKALTEVALNENRKPMLRALAISVFRGCFDLMNMVKDENKEVKSFAEELLTQWNPFFIAVLKGRLPEGDSSSGAQPEAWNSIIALKLQVVKTLLRIRRVFPNLLLPQSTIFFTAVWEELSIMQAAYEQLYIIDEVQSRLEDSDNLPYTLDLLILEELDFLNQCFRAPPVQAELDSHLQAHASGHEVPWMMDLMKMLVGYSRVTREEQELWDFDCSLYLAEETSVTANYTARTAAGDLLIKLGEWFNEKTVDGLFGYTKTLFPGEGPSAWRSQEAALYLFVMLVSDFEDLSKPLPDVVASAYLELVDFSINQSKQPLLRARGYLVGGIIGRSHQTPPNLVDRIVHSITTEESEVVQVACIKAIEGLINSGRVPVDRQTPIIASIQAYMNGKDPEEMEAADELLVTLTETLRAAIGMDSQIAISSDIPSVDLLFLLAKLGASNFQVTMLVTEAFEDIVGSLSGASSYAALCARILPTLTGAFDVANLTEDNPLVTVATELLVVLTEHASEPLPEGFVAAALPKLNRLLMESTEGDVLRPGSEAVKWILVHDHQQVFNWHDSNGRSGLEVCLHIIDRLLGPSIEDNAASEVGGLAAELVEKAGQERLGPFLPQLLQAVANRLATAQAAAFIQSLIIVFARLSLGGAQDVVEFLSQIQINGESGLQVVLAKWLENSVNFAGYDEIRQNVIALSKLYSLNDPRVAQTSVKGDLIVGADDGMIKTRSRAKKNPDKYTIIPATLKIVKVLIEELLSASGARAAANAASAAVTTSAEFDDEDNEEEGWEDEDDTLDLSLGATKAELMAYGMDSSARQRDDETQQYLTEFFIRCGRENVANFQEWYNMLTNDEKAKLNEVANAASQ, from the exons ATGGAGGATCAACTGGCGCAGCTCCTGGCCAACGCTCAGCTTTCCGAACAAGCACCccgccaagctgctgaaatCGAGATCAAGCGAGCCCAGACAAATCCTGCCTTCCCCATCTCGCTTGCTCGCATCGCCGCCCACTCGTCCATCGACACGGCCATCCGACAGTCTGCTCTCAGCACGCTGCGACTGTTTATCGAGAAGAATTGGTCTgtcgaggagctggacgaggagcCCCAGATCCCCATCTCCGACGAAGCGAGAGAGATCCTAAAGCAGACCTTGCTGGAGGTGGCTTTGAGCCCCGAGGACGACAGAAAAGTCAAGATCGCAGCGAG TTATGCTGTCGGCAAGGTCGCCATCCACGATTTTCCCGAGCAATGGCCCGCCCTTCTGCCCACCATCCTCGGCGTTATCCCGACGGGCAACGATGCCCAGCTCCACGGAGCCTTGAGGGTGCTTAGCGACCTGGTCGACGAAAGCTTGAGCGAGGATCAattcttctccatggcccAAGACATTGCCAAGGCGCTTACCGAGGTGGCCCTCAACGAGAACCGAAAGCCCATGCTGCGCGCGCTTGCAATTTCCGTCTTCCGAGGATGCTTCGATTTGATGAACATGGTCAAGGACGAGAACAAGGAGGTCAAGTCTTTTGCAGAGGAGCTGCTGACACAGTGGAACCCTTTCTTCATTGCTGTGCTCAAGGGCCGCCTGCCGGAAGGCGACTCCAGCTCTGGCGCCCAGCCCGAGGCCTGGAATAGCATTATTGCTCTCAAGCTGCAAGTCGTCAAGACTCTCCTTCGGATTCGCAGAGTCTTTCCCAACCTCCTTCTCCCCCAGagcaccatcttcttcaccgcGGTGTGGGAAGAGCTCAGCATTATGCAAGCCGCTTACGAGCAACTCTACATCATTGACGAGGTGCAGTCTCGCCTGGAAGACTCAGATAACCTCCCCTATACCCTCGACCTTCTCAtcctggaggagcttgacTTCCTGAACCAGTGCTTCCGTGCACCCCCCGTCCAAGCGGAGCTCGACAGCCATCTGCAGGCCCATGCCTCTGGCCACGAAGTCCCCTGGATGATGGACCTTATGAAGATGCTTGTTGGATATTCTCGAGTGACTcgcgaggagcaggagctCTGGGACTTTGACTGCTCTTTGTACTTGGCAGAGGAAACATCGGTCACGGCCAACTACACTGCTCGTACTGCTGCCGGTGACCTTCTCATCAAGCTGGGCGAGTGGTTCAACGAGAAGACGGTCGATGGTCTGTTTGGATACACCAAGACTCTCTTCCCGGGCGAGGGCCCCTCGGCATGGAGAAGCCAGGAGGCGGCGCTCTACTTGTTCGTCATGCTCGTCAGCGACTTTGAGGATTTGAGCAAGCCTCTCCCCGACGTTGTCGCCAGCGCATACCTGGAGCTCGTCGACTTTTCCATCAACCAGTCCAAGCAGCCACTGTTGCGTGCTCGAGGATATCTCGTGGGTGGCATCATTGGCCGCTCGCACCAGACCCCGCCCAACCTGGTTGATCGCATCGTGCACTCCATTACCACCGAAGAGTCAGAGGTTGTGCAAGTCGCGTGTATCAAGGCCATTGAAGGTCTGATCAACTCGGGACGTGTGCCCGTTGATCGCCAAACGCCCATCATTGCCTCTATCCAGGCCTACATGAACGGCAAGGACCCGGAGGAAATGGAAGCGGCTGACGAGCTCCTCGTCACCCTGACAGAGACCCTCCGAGCCGCCATTGGCATGGACAGCCAGATTGCCATCTCTAGCGACATTCCGTCCGTGGATCTCCTTTTCCTGCTGGCGAAGCTGGGAGCCAGCAACTTCCAAGTCACAATGCTGGTCACAGAAGCATTTGAGGATATTGTCGGCAGTCTCTCAGGCGCCTCCTCATATGCTGCCTTGTGCGCTCGCATTCTGCCAACACTGACTGGTGCATTTGACGTGGCCAACCTCACAGAGGACAACCCTCTTGTCACGGTCGCAACAGAGTTGCTGGTCGTTTTGACAGAGCATGCCTCAGAGCCTCTCCCAGAGGGCTTcgtggctgctgcgctcCCCAAGCTCAACCGTCTGCTCATGGAATCGACCGAGGGTGACGTTCTGCGACCTGGATCGGAGGCAGTCAAGTGGATTCTGGTGCACGACCACCAGCAGGTCTTTAACTGGCACGACTCCAACGGCCGATCTGGCTTGGAAGTCTGCCTGCACATTATTGACCGGCTCTTGGGTCCTTCCATTGAAGACAATGCTGCCTCCGAGGTTGGAGGATTGGCTGCTGAACTGGTAGAGAAGGCTGGACAGGAACGGTTGGGACCATTCTTGCCACAGCTTCTGCAGGCTGTTGCTAATCGACTGGCCACTGCGCAGGCCGCCGCTTTCATCCAGTCTCTTATCATTGTCTTTGCGCGACTGTCCCTGGGCGGTGCGCAAGATGTTGTTGAGTTCCTAAGCCAGATCCAGATCAACGGCGAGAGCGGCCTTCAAGTTGTTTTGGCCAAGTGGCTCGAAAACTCCGTCAACTTTGCCGGCTACGATGAGATTAGACAAAA CGTCATTGCGTTGTCGAAGCTTTACTCGCTCAACGACCCTCGAGTAGCACAAACCTCGGTCAAGGGCGATCTAATTGTCGGCGCTGACGACGGAATGATCAAGACCCGATCCCGCGCCAAGAAGA ACCCCGACAAGTACACCATCATTCCTGCGACTCTCAAGATTGTCAAGGTCTTGATCGAGGAGCTCCTGTCCGCCTCGGGCGCCCGAGCTGCTGCGAAcgccgcctctgccgctgTCACCACTTCTGCAGAGTTCGATGACGAAGACAACGAGGAGGAAGGGtgggaagacgaagacgataCGCTCGACCTCTCCCTGGGCGCGACAAAGGCCGAACTCATGGCCTACGGCATGGATTCTAGCGCACGACAGCGCGACGACGAGACCCAACAATACCTTACCGAGTTCTTCATCCGCTGCGGCCGCGAGAACGTCGCCAACTTCCAGGAGTGGTACAACATGCTAACAAACGACGAAAAGGCGAAGCTGAACGAGGTGGCCAATGCTGCAAGCCAATAG